The Arachis ipaensis cultivar K30076 chromosome B10, Araip1.1, whole genome shotgun sequence DNA window TCCAATGGTGCTATGGTAAGAATAGTTTCTGGCaattgtgatgatgatgatgaggtagTAGCCCCAACAATCTTGTGGCAAGTCTCCATAAGGCAGTGTCTGCATTTGGGGCAAGAAGAATGCGAACTCAACCATTTATCAATGCACTTTATGTGGAAACCATGGTTGCACTTAGGCAAAATCCGCAACCGGTCGCCGAGGGCGAAATCCGACAAGCATATCACACACTCTGAGTCCAAACTAGGAAGGTTGAGTTCATTTGAGTAACTTAGTGTTGTAAAAGTCTTGAGTGCTTTCTTCTTGATTCCGGTGTTGACCACTCTTGATGATGAAGTGTGGTGGTTATTATTACTATCACTATTATTGGTACTCACAACTAAGCTGGAACACTTTAATGCACACCTTATGATGGAGTTTAATCCAAGTGAGCATATTAGAGCACATAAAAGTACTGAGAGTACCATTACAACATTTGCATCAAAGGTTCCATCTCCAAGGTATGATGATTCTGGTGATGAGCTTTGGGGGCTATTTGGTGGGTTGGGTGATGAGCTTGGTGATTGGTTGAATGACGGGGTAGTGTGTAAGAGTAACCTTCTTGAGTGGAATTCTAAAAGAAGTTCATGGATCAGAGGTGAAGTGAATGAAGTTGAAGCATACATTATATTATTGTTGGAGGGTGTGTAATTGTATTGTAATGTGTTAGTTAGAGCTTCTTGTGGATGGTTGCCTATGCTATTATATAGAAGGAAAGTTCACATCCTTGGATTTGGTGGCTGCTTTTTATTAgagtattaattaatttattaaataattttatattttttaatgaattttactTTTAACTTAAGATTCATTTTTGAGACTCTTTTAAAAAAAGAAtcataatattatttattattctctatctcaataatttaaattttttgtctATTCCTATCAATATAAAAAATGTTACATGCACACACAAAATCAATCATTATATATTTAtcc harbors:
- the LOC107621631 gene encoding RING-H2 finger protein ATL78 gives rise to the protein MYASTSFTSPLIHELLLEFHSRRLLLHTTPSFNQSPSSSPNPPNSPQSSSPESSYLGDGTFDANVVMVLSVLLCALICSLGLNSIIRCALKCSSLVVSTNNSDSNNNHHTSSSRVVNTGIKKKALKTFTTLSYSNELNLPSLDSECVICLSDFALGDRLRILPKCNHGFHIKCIDKWLSSHSSCPKCRHCLMETCHKIVGATTSSSSSQLPETILTIAPLDPERLVRNYRESN